One Alligator mississippiensis isolate rAllMis1 chromosome 16, rAllMis1, whole genome shotgun sequence genomic region harbors:
- the BSX gene encoding brain-specific homeobox protein homolog: MNLNFTAAAHPVSAPRPTSFFIEDILLHKPKPLREVPPEPFPGSLAARVPLLDYGYPLVPAPTLLAPHPHPALHKPEHHHPYFLATSGMPVPGLFQPHPHPHAELPGKHCRRRKARTVFSDSQLSGLEKRFEIQRYLSTPERVELATALSLSETQVKTWFQNRRMKHKKQLRKSQDEPKPPGADESLEPSPGEPEPEPEAEPEPRPPAFLLHEAEDDVDVLEDGDLCASQHLL; this comes from the exons ATGAACCTCAACTTCACGGCGGCCGCGCACCCCGTCTCGGCGCCGAGGCCCACGTCCTTCTTCATCGAGGACATCCTGCTGCACAAGCCCAAGCCGCTGCGGGAGGTGCCCCCCGAGCCCTTCCCCGGCTCCCTGGCGGCCCGGGTGCCGCTGCTGGACTATGGATACCCGCTCGTGCCGGCGCCCACGCTGCTGGCGCCCCACCCGCACCCGGCCCTGCACAAGCCCGAGCACCATCATCCCTACTTCCTAGCCACGTCGG GCATGCCCGTGCCCGGCCTCTTCCagccgcacccgcacccgcacgcCGAGCTGCCCGGCAAGCACTGCCGCCGCCGCAAGGCCCGCACCGTCTTCTCCGACTCGCAGCTCTCGGGCCTGGAGAAGCGCTTCGAGATCCAGCGCTACCTGTCCACGCCGGAGCGCGTGGAGCTGGCCACGGCGCTGAGCCTCTCCGAGACGCAG GTCAAGACGTGGTTCCAGAACCGGCGGATGAAGCACAAAAAGCAGCTGCGGAAAAGCCAGGACGAGCCGAAGCCGCCGGGCGCCGACGAGAGCCTGGAGCCCAGCCCCGGCGAGCCCGAGCCGGAGCCCGAGGCCGAGCCCGAGCCTCGCCCGCCCGCCTTCCTGCTGCACGAGGCCGAGGACGACGTGGACGTGCTGGAGGACGGGGACCTCTGCGCCTCGCAGCACCTCCTctag